One segment of Marinobacter sediminum DNA contains the following:
- a CDS encoding DoxX family protein: MLENADLGKLIIRLTLGGLLLFHGIAKLLHGVGFIEGELASHGLPTFLAIGVFIGELVAPLMVVLGYQTRIGALLIVFNMLVAIVLVHSHQLLSLGGNGGWALELQGFFLFTALAVIFLGPGRYKLKN, translated from the coding sequence TTGCTCGAGAATGCCGATCTGGGAAAACTGATAATCCGTCTGACACTGGGCGGACTGCTACTGTTTCACGGTATCGCCAAGCTGCTTCATGGCGTCGGATTCATTGAAGGCGAGCTGGCCAGCCATGGTCTGCCAACCTTTCTGGCCATCGGTGTTTTTATCGGCGAACTGGTTGCGCCACTGATGGTCGTTCTTGGCTACCAGACCCGGATTGGCGCTCTGTTGATTGTCTTCAACATGCTGGTGGCCATCGTTCTGGTCCACAGTCATCAGTTGCTTTCGCTGGGAGGCAACGGCGGCTGGGCATTGGAACTGCAAGGCTTTTTCCTGTTTACGGCATTGGCAGTGATTTTTCTGGGCCCGGGCCGTTACAAGCTGAAAAACTAG